The sequence TTGGCCACAATGCACAGGCAAGCAATGAGTAGGAGAGTCCCAGGAGACACTATTGAAATCAATACGGAAAAGGGTAAAGAAGTCTTATATTTACCAAAAGGTGATTTTCTTTCGATGCAGATTAGCAAGAGTGACATAATAACTAATATATGAATATCCATGCAAATTGTGTTGCAAAATAATTAGGCTAAAAACTCATATTCAACACAAAATGGTCTTGGGCCTCTCTAACAGTATCCCTCTAGGGACAAGATACACATAACACTGTCTTAACCATTTCATATAATATGAATACATAACTGGCTGGGCCCAGGGTGCAGTCAAAGaccaaacaagaaaataaagctaATTTGCAAAATGTCTTTACCAATGTTTCAGGCAAGCTAATTTCCCAGTATTCATTAACAATTACAAATTAAGCAATCAAGGTAACATGATGCCAACAGTCCATTATCTTACTTCTGGGTCATCACCACCCAACTGGAGAGCCAAGCAGAGGACCAACAACAACCACTGCTTGATAAACATCACCTACTGCTAACTTTTTCTTCAATTAAAGAAGAAACCTTATGATTTAAGTCAAAATAAGATCATTTATCAGATTGGGAACAATTAAAATAATGCCAACGTCTAACAATGGCAAggatactaaaaaacaaacacattcatGTATTATTGGTAAAGCTATAAATGGGTAGAAAGTTATTAGAGGAGAGGTTTCACAGTATCTATCAAAATGTTAACTGTGCAAAGCCTCTGCTCTAGCATTTCTACTTCTAGGAGTCTGTCCTAGAGAATTCTAACGAAGTGCACAAATATATATGTTCAAGATATTCTTTTATTAACAGGTAAGAAATGCCAGCACTTGGGCCTATGGTCTTAAAAATGACATTCtgaagaacaattaaaaaaacttgATGAATTCATTATTACTTTTTGACCTactaaaagtcaaagacaaaagaACGCAAAATCATGGATACTGGGTTGACAGATATTTTTGCCACCTATGATGGAATGACTTCTTTTAATGAAgtactgaaaaataaatggaactaGTAAGCATTGGGCTTTTATAAgactattttatttcaaattctataGCAGCACTGAGGGTACTATTATATAGGCCAAATGAAATCAAAAACGTCTTATGCATTAATGATTagtatttatatactttaaaaatagctATTCTGTAGAAACTGAAATTGTCATTGTTTTTCCCACTGTCACAAGCAGTACTATCAGAAGAGCTGAACGTTGGCTTCTGATACGTGCTGTACAGAGTCCTCCCTGAAGCCCTGAGCCCCCCAGCTGTTCACAGCGACTTTACCATAGCAATCCAAGGGTTCCACAGAGTGAAGGCCAGCATCATGTGGGAAGCAAGAGCGGTCACCACTGCACACAGAACCCAGATGATGTTCTTTCCTGTTTTATCCACCAGAAGCCCAAATATTGGGGACATGGGAGCTGATATTACATATACAATACTgcccagaaaatataaaagatatttaataatatatcacaggaaaaaaaaattaaaaatccacaaAGTCCTAAATCCTACAATGATTAGGTAAAGCAAACCCTAGCTCATTTAATTTAACATCCTTCTAAAATGGTCAGcagtaaatagaaatataaagatataaacagTGGTCCAAGACTTCTTTGGTTTTCCCTTAATGCAAAGATGGCCATTCAGGATCAAGACCCAAGACAGACTTTGTTTCACACTGTAGATGTTAGTTCACATAcgtcttttctgtctcttataacatCGGGTTATAATTAAAGACCCACAAtaagcacacagtaagcacttacAGAATTAATGGAATACCTGTTAATAGCACTCGCTGCCTGGGAGGAAAATCCAAATTTCTCTGtaaagaaaactctaaaataaaaagagagaggacaaaaaacagaaactttaGAAAGaactattctgttttttaaaaataaaggcaaaataaaactgaataaaaataagtttagtCAACTTTCCCTTCTTTATACTGTTTTCCCACCTTATTTGGTATCCATCTTCAAGCAACTGGCTAAAGGTTTAGTATTTACGTAAGTACTTCAccaactaaataaaatatatcaatacctattctttcctcttttatgtGTACAGCAAACAATACACACAAATTTTCAGAAACCCAAATGTATTACTACAAGGAATTAAGAtggcttcttttccttaaaaGCAATACTGGATGGGTTCTTTGCTAAATAATGCATAAGGTTCTTGTCTCAAACTGTAAAATGACAGCCTGAATTTAAAGGTTATAATTACAGAGATGCATCTCAacaaacacactcacactcacacactgcTCTGTTTAAGTAGCTGCCCGTGAAAACGGAGAGAAGGTAGAAGATAAAGCGAAGAAGAATTTGATTTAAACCCTGAATTTGAGTCTGCAGAAACGCAGTCCTAACAAATGGAGATATGCCCTGTCACTACGAGCTAACGCACTGTCTCCATTCTCAATAAGAGGCTTcctaacaaagaaataaagaggaaatgaaaaaagaatacaaatccaAAATCAAGCATTAAAGTAAATCAACATTATGTATCAAAAACTGTTTCAGGTATTTCTTCAAAAACCTCATACAAGTATTAAAGCAACACTAAACCTTAAGCTAAGAAAATCAGTTGTGTCCCAGGATGTAAAACAATTCCTGTGAAAATATAAACCGTAACAGAGAAGCAAAATTTATacctaaaaatattacatttatgtGACTGAATTCTCATTATAATTTAGCCAACAAAAACGGAATGCTAGAGAAGACTCACTTCCCAAGTCCAATGAAAGGGAACACAGCAACATAATAGCCGACACAGATGATGAATATGAGCCACAGGGGGAAGGAGAAGTCCTTCACATCAGTTAACTTGATAACTTCACCTtacagaagaaagggaagatgCTGTCAGtgtaattttgcatttctaagtcaagattatttttcttttatcatgtgATTAACCTTTGCAAttcagtgaaaaaatatttttctcagtaaaTCACTAGAACATAGTTTCTCGGATACtctaaaaagacaacagaaaatgcAAAACCTAAGATTAGCatctaccttctttctttcttccagaaaCACTCATCACTTTGCAAATATACAAAGTACAATCAAGAATGTAAATTCTGCCAAAACcgcttgagggggaaaaaaaaagtatccaaaaATTTAGACAAGTGGAAATAGATtaggaaataaaagatttaaataaactatatgcccatataaaatttaaaaaaattttaaagtggaaaaaaaaagatttaataaacAAGTATTAAGCCTCACTGGGTTTACAACACTACATTAGGAATTTACCTCATTGTAAATTATCTCAAAAAGGCCATAATTCCTAAAAGCCTAACTTTTTCTTGCATTTAGACTAACCtgtttttccttgttctttatgAAGGATTCGTTCTGCTCTCTGATCCAAGTACGCAAGGGCCAAGGCACAGACTAGTGAAAGAATACATGTTATACCccctataataaaaaaaaaagagagatttttaaaagagaaccAAAACGAAGGTTCCTAAAAGGTAGCACATTACATTAACAGCAAACTACTTAGCAACTTAAAGGGATGGCATCTAGACACATATATGAAAAGCCTACAATTACTAAATCaggacagaaggaaaggaagtgcATTGGGAAGAACTCAACGAACAGCAGTCGCTATTACTATTGTATATTATTTCCCGGTAGAAGGTTGGAGATTAGAGGGGAAAGACTAGAACAAACTAGTCTAGTCTTATAATCAGAATATAGACTGAAGAAAGCTGATGACCAGCTAGCAAATTAGTCCTAATTTCTTAATTCAGTCTAAGCACCAATTATTGATGGATGCCAGGGGAAACAAACCGCAAAAGCAAAGTCTGATTCTGTGATCACCTCATGTTCCCTCTGATTCCTTCCCAAGTCTGACTCTTGCTCCTACCCTGTGGCAGCCCCAAGGGCCCCAATCCTCCCACAGCACAGCCCGCTCACTCTCCTTCAGGTATCCAGCATTACTCACTAATGCTGACGTCGTATCATTACAGTGAATCAGGATAAACAGTGAATAAAGTGTACACTtctcaaaatttttaataaaaagcagcTTAGTAAAGTAAATGACATCTTTAATTGGCTGACATAATATGAAAAACGGCAAAGAGTCGGTAGACGTGGGTTCTACGTCTGGCAGTAACAAGCTGATTGATCTTGGGCAAggaatttaacctctctgggcttcaatttTCCCAAGTGTAAAATCAGAGGCTTTGATCTGATGGCACAGATCTTTTCTGGCTCTGAAATTCTCTAAAATTCTCAAATTCTCCACTGTGGAGAGAACTGGAAGGAATACTGAAGAGAATCTGAAAGTAAGAAAGAGGTTATAAGTGGCAAAGGATTTAatagggagggggagaaagaaggGGTCTCTAGACACAAGTTGCCCATCTAGGATTACCTCTCACTGTCCTCCCTTTATGAGCCTGTACCAAGGAATACAAGGAATAAAAGACGGCACAGAACCTTCAACCCAGCACCCACAGGTCTCCCTAGGGCTCTGCAAGCAGCTCTCCACATCCTGTGGGGCTCAGTTAGACAAATTCACTGCTCAGAGAAGAAGCACAGGTGGTGAACCCAGAGAGCATCATGCGCTTCTCAGTGACCCACCCAGCAACCAGCAGAACCCAGCTTTAGCTAACAGAACTTAGGGTCAGAAGGAGCCTATACAGTTTTAGTCCAACACCCAcagttttacagagaagaaaacagttttacagagaagagacacagaggttAACTTCCTGTCCAAAATGAGCCAGGACCAGAACCTAGACTCCCGACTCCCAACTTGGTGGATTTCCCATCACATCCTATCACCTCTGACTTCTATAAAATCTAAGCTCCATAAGAGCATGAAATGAATTTGATCAAAAGGAAACAATCCTCCCTTCTGCCACAGCCTATTAATGAACACCTTAGAGGTACAAACTCCCTGACTGTTTTCAGGGTTCTCACATACACTCTCATTTGCTCATCACAACAAAACCgaagcacagggacttccctggtggtccactggttaagaatccactttccaatgcaagggactcaggttcaatccctggcagggcaactaagcccgtgcgcagcaactaccgagcccgtgcgtcacaactaaagagcccacacactctggagcccatgtgccacactacagagcccacgcgctctggaacccacgtgccatgactagagagcccatgtgccacaactactgagcttgcacgctctggagcccaccacaactagagagaagcccacgcaccacaactaagacccgatgcggccaagaataaaataaataaatatttttaaaaatctatccttatttagggaaaaaaaaaaaaaaaacctgaacacaCGTGGTGGTACAAGATCGTTATTTTaagaaagtggaaataaaaatacaaatggggTGAATGATTGCCAATATGTTCACTGTGTCTAATTAGGTCCAAGAACTAGTGAACTGTACAGGAAAAACTATAACCAAGTGGTCTAAGCCCAATTCCTGTGTTCTTTCCTCCCTGTCACACCATTTCCTATGACAAGCTTTCAGGACGGATAAAAGGTGGGACTTCAGGATTCACTAACCGATAATAAGTGTGACCCCAAGGGTTGTGTGACCAGCAGAACCCAACGAAGCTTCAACCTTAGAATACAGCCATCCCATGAGGTTCATGTTTACTGTACTTccctgaaagaaaaggaaaaaaaaaaaatcaacataattttcatttctatctgtcttgctcagaaaaaaaggatgTCAGTTAGCTTAGAGAAATAGGTTTAATAGGGTTCAGATTAAAcaacagataattttttaaaaaaacactacaaGGAAAGAGCTAACAACCTAGGATAAAGCCACAGATAAGATTACCACACAAAAATGCCAATTTATAGAAAATGCTAGCATTCAAAACAGCACAGTACATCTAGATCTTCCTAGTAgcctaaacaaaaatgaaacacaagTTATAAAGTTCACAGGGTAcccaagacaaaaataaactttggCTCATAAAAAGCACAGTTTTTCCTGATCttgacatctgaaaaaaaaaactcatcttCTGATCGTCCTTTAGAAGACAGTAATAGTACTACCCTcatccatttattctttcatttagcagTTATTGAACCCTGATTACATGCCTGTCACTGTTCTAGTTACcgggaataaaataaagaacagaaaaatttCCAGCTCTCATAGAGAGCAACCCCATTTTAGTGGGGTAGAAAAGGTAAAATACACAGTATATGAAACAGCAATGAGTGCttctaaaaaataaggaaaaaagataaagcataggggcttccctggtggcgcagtggttgagagtccgcctgccgatgcaggggacacgggttcgtgccccggtccgggaagatcccacatgccgcggagcggctaggcccgtgagccacggccgctgagcctgcgcgtccagagcctgtgctccgcaacgggagaggccacaacagtgagaggcccgcgtaccgcaaaaaataaataaataaaaataaagcatacaaagagaataaaaaggggTAGAGACCTTGCTGAGAATGTGACTCTGGGTTAAGAACTTGAAGGAAGCTGGGAGGCTACCCGGAAGAACAGCACAgcactccaggcagaaggaatagcCAGGGCACAGGCCCCGAGAGGGAGACTGCCCGGCATGCTCAAGGCAAGGAGCGTAGAGACTAGAATAGTGTCAACGAAGAAGGGAGAGGATGAGACGAGGTCCCCGAGAGGAACTGATGGGAAAGCGAGCTATTGGTAATAAGAACTTCTGGCTTTTACTCTGCgtgagatgggaagccattgggGTTCTGAGCAGAGAAGTGGCACAATCCCTTACGTTTTAAGAGACTCACTCTGGCTGCTATATCCAAAGCAGACTGTAAGTGAGGACGGTGCAGAAGCAAGGACATCGGCTGGGGGCGGCTGCAATAATGCAGAACAGAAACGATAGGTCTTGGACTGGGGAGACTGGCAGTGGGCACAGTGGGAAGTGGTCGGAATACGGACATATTCCGGTGGTAGAGCTAACAGGATTTGCCAATGGAAAATACGTGGAGAGTGTGGGGTTAGGGATGGGGGTAAGGAGTGGTTCAGGGTGACATCAAAGTTTTTGCCTGAGCACCTGGAAGAACAGAGTTGCTCATAACTGAAGATGAGAAAACTTCAGCATGAGCTGGTTTGGAGGACAGTAGGTGAAACATTAAGAGCTGGGCTTTGGCTGTGTTGAGTTTGATGTGCCTActagacatccaagtggaaatgtCAAGGAGGAAGCTGCAAATACGGGTGTGGAATTCAGCGGAAAGGCCTGGACGATATAACTTCAGGAGCAAAGACACActatttaaaacttcaaaactaGATAAGATTACCAAGGAAGTGAGCGTCAAAAGAAATGAGAGGGTGTCCAATGACCAAACCCACATTTACAGGTTGAGAAGACTGAGGTGGAACCAGCAAAAGAGGTAGAAGGAGCAGACAGAAGGGCAAGAGGAAAACTATGAGACTGTGGAGTCctagaagccaagagaagaaatCAAGGAAAGGGGAGTGTCAACTGTGCTAACGCTACTGATAAGGGGACTGAGAAATAAACATGTCCTCAACCACGTTCCCACAGCAAATACAGCAGCAAATCGCATGTGGCTATTTCTCACAAAATGTTAGCCAGTGGCATTATTCAGATGCTCCTCTGAATAAGGTTATAAATGGAGAACTGCTGGAAACGTTCCTCAACATCAGCAAAAATACAAGCCCCTCAAAGACATATTGTCTCAATAACCCTTTAATTCTAAAATGCCTAACATGACCTGGCTtagcaagtactcaataaatatttgttgaaataaggagtttttaaaagtaacaaaTTACAGAGGAAAATCAAAAGAGTgctggacttccaacctccagctAAGACAGGAATAATAAGAAAAGTGAAAAGTCCACTGCCTGAATGATAACAGTCCAAGGGTCTAAAATCAGACAAACTCACAGTTCAGCCGACAAAAAAATCACGGCAAGGTAAAGCCAAAACCTCTATGATCATTCTGAGTATGTGCAGGGCCAAGAGAAGCACAAAAAAGACTGAACCTCCATCTACCCCAGCAACTCTGTAATGGAGTCCTTTGGTCTCCTGCGTGCCTCTCACAAGGACCCTCAATACACCAACCAGATCAGAGCCGAGCCACCCTGGCTGACGGAGAGGTGGCTGCCTGAGATCTGGCTCCTGCCAcctcctcctcaggcccccccacCATTCCCATAACCTCCACCCCACATCCTAGAAGCCCCTGAGATTCCGTTCTAGAAACTTAGGGCTCCTGGGGACGCAGTTGAATGGATTATAACTAGTTTGTGACCACACAGAAAAGAACGTGAAGATCGTTAGTAACCACAATGGCGTCACTGAGAATGAGTCTTGCTCAACTGCTCCTATTTCCTTCTTTTAGAAGTTATTAGACGATGAGATCCACCAGCTGCCACAGACATGTCTTGACTTGCACAAGATACATAAGGAAGTACCAGGAATGTCCTTAtggataaaatttagaaaatgtggaaaacCACACTAGTTATCaaagaattacaaattaaaataatgtttaggtGTTTCCTATCAAATtgataaaatgacttttttttttttttttgcggtacgcgggcctctcactgttgtggcctctcctgctgcggagcacaggctgcggacgcgcaggctcagcggccatggctcacgggcccagccgctccacggcatgtgggatcttcccggaccggggcacgaacccgtgtcccctgcatcagcaggcggactctcaaccactgcgccaccagggaagcccaaaatgacttttttaaagtactatcAAAGCTACAATAAAAAGGATCCTCTCATATCTCACAGATGGAGATGTAAACATCTCTGAGAGGAAAACGTGGAAATATGTCTCAACAGTCTTAAAAAACCCTAACAAACCCTCTGACTCAGTGATAATTCCATTCCTAGCAAGCTAGCCtcaggaaataatcagagatgcAGACAAGTTCTGGAGTGTTGCACaacagctctatttataatactGGAAAATTAGAAAGAGCCTACATGtacaaaaatatagaaatgttATATATGTATGACATATGTACGTGTTATATATTTCATAAGATGaactattacattaaaatatttcatttgtactgggtttttttgtattggatttcttccctcaagactaTGTTCCAAGCATTTTCATGCCACTTACAGTCTTTAAAACCTTGATTTTTAATGGCaaggatctttttaaaaacctctatTCACAGGAGCtcatgaaggaaaaaacctaACAGGGTTTGGGATGGCCAAAACACCTTCCAGGTTGCATTTATAATAGCATAATGTTGTTCCCCTGCGTACCCTCTACCAGATCCCCTATCATGAAACACCACGATCACTTCCAGGTTCCAAATGCTGCTGAGGAGTACTGGCCACCTGTGATGAAGTCCAGAGAGGCGGGAGCACCATGGTCAGGGAGCTGAAACCCATGCCACATGGCTTAGACAAGCACAGGAAATGAGCATGTCTGACCAAGACCTTCAGAGTTGTCTTCATAAGCAAAGTgctgctgcacagcagagaaaATAAACTCACTAGAGGGCAAAAGTCGGAACAATCACTAAAAGCTACTTGTACAGGCAGATCTCATCTCTACGGGAGACTGAGCTTCACAGAGTTAATTGCAGTAGATGAGCTGTCCCATCACACAGCGAGCTTCTAATCGCTAGAAATGTGCGAGCAGAACCTGGATGACCATATGTAAAGACTTCCATTGCAGGAACGCCGAAAATGGGTAAAGAAATTAGACAACAAAATCTATACGATCCATCCCCATGCTCAGGTTCTCTGAACTAACAAATGCTCAATTAGCCATTTTAGACTGtttcctaagtgaaataaggttaGAAATGCCTTAATTAAAGTCAGGTAaatgggggtttccctggtggcacagtggttgagaatctgcctgccaatgcaggagactcgggttcaagccctggtccgggaagatcccacatgccgcggagcgactgcgcctgtgagccatggacgctgagcctacgcgtccggagcctgtgctccccaacaagggaggccgcgatagtgagaggcccgcgcgctgcaatgaagagtagtgcccgcttgctacaactagagaaagccctcgcacagaaatgaagacccaacacagccaaaaataaataaataaatatatatatattttttaaaaaggtcaggTAAATGGTATACTATGgtctagaaaaatatataaaaaatcaatACCTAACTTATACACAAACACATTTCACCCTGTAATCTTTAAGAGATAACAACAACATTCAATCTTTTGCTTCCCATTTGGCTTCATTATCTGTGTCATACTTACAATTCTAGCCATGCTAAGCTGGAGTCCAAACACCAAGTTTAATTCTTTGCCTTTAAACCAACTCACAGCATATGTATTCTGGGCAACTGCTAAGGACTCCCCACCAATCCtagaataaggaaagaaaagtcacagtttttaaagaaatacgcCAGTTAACAAAGCAGCAGGTGTAAAATTTTGACACCCCTCCCGTCAAGAGGTGGGGTCTATGTCCCGTCCCCTGAATCTAAGTGGGCTTGTGATTGCTTCAACCAGTAGAATGTGGTGGAGGCAGGGTTGTGTGATCCCAAGGCTGGGTTATAAAAGGTGAGATCTGCCTTTCCATTCAAACATTCACACTTAGAACCCTGAGCCACCTTGTAAGAAGTCCAACTACCCTGAGTTCGCCACACTATGTGAAAGCCAAGAGAGGCCCTGTTTAGGTGCTCCAGCCAGCAGTGCCAGCCTTCAAGTCATCCCagctcaggctccagacacactgTGCACACTGTACcctgtccaaattcctgacccacaaagcCCACAAGGTAAGGGATGTTTTATACTCAGTGTGGGTAATTTAATACACTGCAATGACAACCACGACCAGCAATAAAAGGAGTTTCAGCTACCACATCACCATCTATGCTATATAAAATGCTCATGTGGGGAGAGCGGTCCGTACTTGTGAAAACACAAAAATTCACACTTTTCAGGCCAGTACCGTCCATAGTCGACATTCTCCTACTTCCCGGATTTTAATTCTCCTTCTGTAAGTTCTGCACATTGACCTTTACGTAGGAGCTTCCTCTCCCCTGCATCCTAACACTGAGTCCTCCTCATCACTGTCCTCGTCCAAAAATATCTCCCCTCTTCTACTAATCCAAATCCTATACTGATGTCAAAGCCCACTTCATCCACGAGGCCATTTCTGACCACACTTCCATCTCTGAATCCCTTTCATatgtttatatactttttatttccttctctctcacttaCAGCACTTTTGGGGGTGTGTCACCTATGTCTACATGTCGCTGGTACCTGTAAAAAGCATGAGTAAGTTATGTCATCTGCATCCCTCTGGGCAGGAAGCCCAAGGCTGAACTCAGAATGGGCTTACTGAACAGACACTGAAATTCATTAAGAGCAGTTTGTCTTCTGGTAATTTACTCCTTCAAGCCTCTTCAACACGGTTCAAAAGGACCTACACATACCCGCTAAGAAGCAGCAAAATGTCCATTAATCACCAACCTAGAAAATGATGGTCTATGCTTTTCTAAATGAGGTTTAAATCACAGTCTTCAATactacagaaaagcaaaacactTGAGAAAAGTATCATTTCTGGAAAACTATTTAATATTCAAACCCTACACAGAGTTAACTATGACCCCTCAAAATTGTTGCTTACTTTAAGGGAAAATTAAGACAACCATTGAACAATCTTACAAATATAGCTAGATTTCAAGGATTTGAAGTAATTCTCCAGAAGATATAATATATCTTTTTGTAAATCTTTAATAAATTGACAGATGAACACTAAAACAGTAATATGTTAGGACAAGTGAAATCATGCATAACTTACCCAAACACAAACCTTCCAAATTCCATCAGCCAAAAAGCATTAAATATTCCACCCAGAGCAAAAACAACCTGTAATGTAGAATATAACGTAAgatcaaagaaaaagtaaattcaaGGAATCTAAGAGAAATAAGTGACTTATGATGAAACACAACCTCTACAATGATTTTAATATTCCTTCTTAGTAAATCTGTGA is a genomic window of Delphinus delphis chromosome 4, mDelDel1.2, whole genome shotgun sequence containing:
- the MFSD1 gene encoding lysosomal dipeptide transporter MFSD1 isoform X1 encodes the protein MEEEEEEVRALLPGGPDEAGRGAPVTPPAPGALPALCDPSRLAHRLLVLLLMCFLGFGSYFCYDNPAALQTQVKRDMQVNTTKFMLLYAWYSWPNVVLCFFGGFLVDRVFGIRWGTIIFSCFVCVGQVVFALGGIFNAFWLMEFGRFVFGIGGESLAVAQNTYAVSWFKGKELNLVFGLQLSMARIGSTVNMNLMGWLYSKVEASLGSAGHTTLGVTLIIGGITCILSLVCALALAYLDQRAERILHKEQGKTGEVIKLTDVKDFSFPLWLIFIICVGYYVAVFPFIGLGKVFFTEKFGFSSQAASAINSIVYVISAPMSPIFGLLVDKTGKNIIWVLCAVVTALASHMMLAFTLWNPWIAMCLLGLSYSLLACALWPMVAFVVPEHQLGTAYGFMQSIQNLGLAVISIIAGMILDTWGYLFLEVFFIACVSFSLLSVLLLYLVNRAQGGNLNYSARQREEIKLSHAE
- the MFSD1 gene encoding lysosomal dipeptide transporter MFSD1 isoform X5, yielding MEEEEEEVRALLPGGPDEAGRGAPVTPPAPGALPALCDPSRLAHRLLVLLLMCFLGFAIFAMIILLPFRLRLNGWGTIIFSCFVCVGQVVFALGGIFNAFWLMEFGRFVFGIGGESLAVAQNTYAVSWFKGKELNLVFGLQLSMARIGSTVNMNLMGWLYSKVEASLGSAGHTTLGVTLIIGGITCILSLVCALALAYLDQRAERILHKEQGKTGEVIKLTDVKDFSFPLWLIFIICVGYYVAVFPFIGLGKVFFTEKFGFSSQAASAINSIVYVISAPMSPIFGLLVDKTGKNIIWVLCAVVTALASHMMLAFTLWNPWIAMCLLGLSYSLLACALWPMVAFVVPEHQLGTAYGFMQSIQNLGLAVISIIAGMILDTWGYLFLEVFFIACVSFSLLSVLLLYLVNRAQGGNLNYSARQREEIKLSHAE
- the MFSD1 gene encoding lysosomal dipeptide transporter MFSD1 isoform X4, which codes for MIILLPFRLRLNGWGTIIFSCFVCVGQVVFALGGIFNAFWLMEFGRFVFGIGGESLAVAQNTYAVSWFKGKELNLVFGLQLSMARIGSTVNMNLMGWLYSKVEASLGSAGHTTLGVTLIIGGITCILSLVCALALAYLDQRAERILHKEQGKTGEVIKLTDVKDFSFPLWLIFIICVGYYVAVFPFIGLGKVFFTEKFGFSSQAASAINSIVYVISAPMSPIFGLLVDKTGKNIIWVLCAVVTALASHMMLAFTLWNPWIAMCLLGLSYSLLACALWPMVAFVVPEHQLGTAYGFMQSIQNLGLAVISIIAGMILDTWGYLFLEVFFIACVSFSLLSVLLLYLVNRAQGGNLNYSARQREEIKLSHAE
- the MFSD1 gene encoding lysosomal dipeptide transporter MFSD1 isoform X3; this translates as MEEEEEEVRALLPGGPDEAGRGAPVTPPAPGALPALCDPSRLAHRLLVLLLMCFLGFGSYFCYDNPAALQTQVKRDMQVNTTKFMLLYAWYSWPNVVLCFFGGFLVDRVFGIRWGTIIFSCFVCVGQVVFALGGIFNAFWLMEFGRFVFGIGGESLAVAQNTYAVSWFKGKELNLVFGLQLSMARIGSTVNMNLMGWLYSKVEASLGSAGHTTLGVTLIIGGITCILSLVCALALAYLDQRAERILHKEQGKTGEVIKLTDVKDFSFPLWLIFIICVGYYVAVFPFIGLGKVFFTEKFGFSSQAASAINSIVYVISAPMSPIFGLLVDKTGKNIIWVLCAVVTALASHMMLAFTLWNPWIAMCLLGLSYSLLACALWPMVAFVVPEHQLGTAYGFLTFICALTLLGESCPRWEPKLFCKTKGRNKTFSCRVRSLNDRVMRMGCTHHWFENLHFVFSFNLEFSR